CAGATTCCTTGGTTGACTGAACAAAGGAATGCGCCGCAACTACCTGCAACACATAGAATACTGATCAAAACCACAATGTTTTAGCAGTAATCAAGTAGATGTCATGTAGACATTGATCAATCAAAGATCACAAAAATTCAACAAAGAGCTCACAAGAAAATCATTTCTATGGATTCTTTATGCAAATGTAACCTCACTTTCACCCATACAAAAGAATTTGTGCACTGATTTCCATAgcaataaaaaaacaaataaataggaGAAGTAAAGGCATATACAGTCCTCAGAAAAAGAATCACATCAAGTGTACTAGATTAGAACCTTTAAGGCCTCTTCATCTTGCTTCCCACATTTGCAGAGCAACTTCAGCCGTGATGCGTGCATCCTATAGAATGGATCTACAGCTGATGGATTTAAGGCAATAGCCTTGGTGTAATAAGAGAACACGATATCATGAGAGTACCCAAGTTTCTCACAGAGTTTCCCCACATAAAATGGATGAGACCAATCTTCcctgaaatttttttaatagataAGTAGCATAACCAGATTATGGAAAGAAAGCATTTGAGATATCAGGATTCAAGAGGAGAAAGTTACTTGTGTTTCAAGGCTTTCTTGAATTGACCCAGAGCATTCTCGCAAAATATCTTCCATTCCGCACCTTTTAGCGGTATAATCGATCTTTGATCATAGAATGGTACAACATTCTGAAGTCCATCATAGTATACTAGTGCCAATAACTCGTGTATCTCCCCCTGATACCAACAAAACAGTAGCAAACAATGAATAAGAGTTGCACAACATTGAAATTATAGGCATCAGCTCAAAAATCAacacaatccataatccaacACCACAACATCGATGCAGAGAATATTCTAGCAGAAAAATAGCCAGCCAGCACGAGGTGCATGGAGTTCTTATCATCACAATATAAAAATAACCAGTGTTAAAAAGGGAATGAAACCTGTTGACTTGTTGTCTTTGCCAAAGCCAAAGTCATCAATAAACACCTTCTGCTCCTTCTTCGACTTGCCTCAACTCTCTGAGGTAAATTAGAATTTCTCCTCCAACCCAGAACATTTATTTGCTTACTGCCATCATTAAGCAGCAAGTCCACCTCCTGCATGATAAAGTACCATAAACATTAGGCAGTATCAAGATTGGATCACTTAAACTCCCTCCTTTTGCATTTTATGTTGTCTGAGGAAAAAAGAATGTCATAAACTTTACCTCATCATATAAATTGGCAAGCTTCTGCCAACTTTCAAAACGCATGGGATTATACAGTAAATCATATTTGAATAGATTTGCATTCTGCTCTACAAATTCTTCTCCTTCATTAGTTAGAACAAAACCAGCCCATTTATCAGTCGCGCTCATTTCCTCGGACTGTGCGAGAAGATAATACAAGTTGCAATAAACTTCCACGTAAGGGTCAGAACTGAAAAGAAAACGTTTATCATATAGTGAAGTTAGCTCCAAGTGATAGTCATGTATAAAAAATTTAACCGAATCAACAACCTCAGTATATATTAATACCTTTCTACTGATGATGTGTTCTGTAGTTTACCAAATGAATTCTCTGAAAACATAACTTTCATAGAGGAATCTAGAAAGCCGTTTGATTCAGCCTCCTCTAACAGCTTATCTTCACATAATTCAGGATCGTCTAAGAACTTATCAATTGCATTTGCAGCTAAAACATCATCGGGTGGTTGGGAAAAATGTTTGCGTATGGCTCTAAGAACCCTTCGAAGTTTAACCAGCCCAGTCCTCTGAAAGTCAAACACATCTTAGTACACCAAAGTAAATTCAGTGGCTCAGTTCTAGAAGCATTATCCCATATATTTTAATCATAGCACAACAAAAAGGATACTAAGCCATATTGATGGAGGGAggtcttgaaagcagaaaaacAGAAAGCAAGAAACAGACGAGTCGAAAAACTCACAGATGAAGCTTTTGCATATGGAAGTATATATTGGAAAACATCAGCACATTGTTCCTTGGTCTGATAATCTCCCTGGCTTGTGTTTTTATGGGTTACCAAATCCTCTTCACAAGATGAATCTGATCTCAGATTCAAACCATACAAACAGTAAAAGCATTGATCCAAAGCATTATCAATGCCAAGCTCAAGTTCCTCTCTTTCATCCTCAGCTAGTTCATCACTGCACTCAATAATATGGTTGTTCTCTATTTCTCGCTCACTGTGTGTGCCATCAGACCCATAACCAACATTAGTGTTGCTTTTACCTGGATTCTCTTTATCTAAGGAAGATGGAATGCTTTCTGAACTTAACCTCTCAACAGATACGTTTTCTAAAGTGTTAGCTGCATCCCTGTCCTTTTTGTCCAGTTCATTATCAAGAACATGGGATTGTTGTGATACATTTGGAGATCCTGGGATAGGACTATCATGGGATAGCTTCTCTGACTCTGTAAACTGATCTTTGCTGGAAGTGTGCAGATCGAACTTTGTTTCTTGCCCTTTATTAGGAGAGTGAATATTAGATTTAAGCTTCATATCTAAGGTTAATAGATGCTTAATTGCAAGTTTCAAGAACGTTCCTTCTTCAGCTTCATCAGTCCCTCGAGCACAGCAGATACCAAACTCCGCAAGTATATCATGAATCGCCACGACCAACTCAGTCTGATACCAAAAAATGAAAGAAGATTAGAATGTAAACTGGAGAGGGAAAACAGATGAGCAATGATGGACCAATTAAACAAAGCAATCACAGGTAGAAGCTAGGCACATGCTCACTTGAGACTTGATTGAAGCATTAAAGTTCAAGTGCTGAAGTTTACAAAAGGCAATAGCAGCATCCACAAAGTAGCATCGTTCAGTGAGCTCAATTGAATCTGGGACACCTATCCCAGAGGACTTCTTAGAGAAGTATAAATTAGCAATATTGCACATGAGagttagcaataaacactggatATCACCAATAATTTCCATGGGAACTTTATTCTGCAAGACATTGACAAACAAGTCAGGAAATATAGATATAGCATGTCAATCCAGTAAAATTTCTCTAAGTTGGGTATAAAAAGTGATCTATGATTGCCTCTTTCTATCCAGAACTGAACAATCTCAAGCATTTTCTCAAgcattttcaaattattgctctAAACAATGGGACATGTTATGTAATATAAATACTTATCGAAAATTCATAGACAAAGAACATGACGAAATTAGCTCATGTGATCAGTAAATAAATAAGAATGATCTAAGCCCAAACAAAAACTTCTAAAGTGATATAAACATAAAACATGTGAATAAGGCAATAATATAGATGTCATGCATATAAaacctacaaatgttcaagcAAATGCCTCTAAAAAGAGGGgctaagaaaaaaaaatgatctGTTATTGATAAGCATGTCATTCCCCCATATTTCTAAACAACCCACAGTAAACTGGAAGAATCCAAGGGATTACAAGATGATAAGGGCTGCTTGGAACAAAATAACTAAAGCACCCTGAAAGATCATAAGGAACCTCTAATGTTCAACCATAGACAAGATAATAAAAAATCAGAAATACAAACAAGATTGAACCAAAAAGGGAGATCAAACAAGTTGATTGTCATATTAGCTAAGAATCAATAAGTTCGTGCTTTCAGATAGAAAAGTACCATCCTAACTCACGAATCATGATTATCTTGTTGCTGTTTGTTGTTAAATCCATTGCCAAACCCTATTCAAGGGTTTCCGTAGTACTCAACAAAAACCTAAATACAATAACAAATTTGAGGAACAATGACTTACAATAAAGTCAATGGGATTGACGGTGTTCTTGATTTTTGATGCAGATTGAGATATAGCCTTCACCTCTTCAGCAACTGAATGGTTCCACTGCTGCCATAAGCTTTCATTTGATTGACTTTCAGAAAAAGAAAATGCATGGTTATCAGTAGAACTGCCTTCCAGACCAGCTCTAGCTAAAAGTATTTGGAGTTTCCTTCTATGACAACCCAAAAAAACATCAACGTACATCTGTTCTACTAATTCACACGATTTGATTAAAACATCTAATGCAGATAGCTCGATTGAAATAAACCCACTACCTTCATGACCCGAGGCGCATAACACATCAAAATGAACATCATTAACTGATAATAGAAGAGGGGCAAGAAGATCAACACATTCTGCATGCATGTTTTTCTCAAGCATATCACTTACAGACTTCTTTAGCAAGTAATTAACCTCAATCAAATTGATTTCATGAAGAACCCTATCAATAGACAGCTTTTTATTGGCTTTGCAGTGCGGCAAGCAAATAGAAACAGGAGGGCAGTTCATTTTATCCTTGTCCATGAAAAGGGACGATACAACAGATAATTCCCTTTGAGCTTTTACCTCGTCACCTTCCAACTGAGACAAGTGTGCACTTAACCAGAAAAAACGTATCCAGAAGCAATGGTTATAATTTGACAAAGAATTGTTGTCCATCACAGTATTATGGTTTTTTTCAGAAACATCTGTCATGTTGCAATTTTCTTTCTCATACATTCCAGTAATATGGAAAGGAAATTCCATGGCTACAGATTCTATAATTTTGCAAAGATGGTAGGATGCCTCGGACATCAAACTGCTCCTTTTTGATGTTTCAGAAGACAGTAGCCCAATGTCATAATAAAGCTCAGAAAGGAAAAGACTACACTCGGGAGTTCTTTCCTGTCCCCAGAGTCTTGTCAACTTCTCCAAGTCCAATATTTTTACAATAGTATCCTGATACAAAATGCCTCTATTTGCAATTTTCTCTAAAAGCAAGTGACTCACGTGGTAAGCACCACAGTTATTGTACGTACTCTGAACAAATGCAATGACATCAGCAGATTCTGAATCTAACAAATTGGAAGCTTCTTCAGAACAATCCAAAGAAACCTTAGAATTCTGCTCGCAGTTTATAGTACTAACTCTGCTGACTAAATAAGGTACTAGATATTGCTTCACAACTTTAGCAAGATCCTTATGTGTGGAAAATTCTAATTCTTCTTTCCCTGGTTTACGAGTTCTAAGTCTTTCAAGGCGACTGCTTCTTCTCTCTTGAGGTTGTTCTTCGAGTACAGTTCCTTCCTTATCATTAATAGAGCTATGATCAACAACAGGCATGCCTGTACCACCTGGCTTGCACGCGAATCCTTTCATCTCAATAAAACTTGCCACTTTTGCCGATGAGGAAGACAACTGTATGCTCACTCTAACATCCCCAGATTTCTGCCTCTCAATTGTTGGTTCAGAGCTGGGTATCGACAACGGTAGTAGGATCTCCAGTAGCTCACAAGCAAGTGCTATCCAGGAGGCTTctgagagttgaacttcaatttTTTGCTTCAGCTTTTTAGACGCCGTGGTATTGTCCAATTCCCCATCTGATGCTTTTCTCTTCTCTGGAAATTTCAGTCGTGCATGTTTCGGTTGTAATTTATCGACACCTCTCGGGGTAAATGGTATTGGTTCAGACTCCTCGATGGTTTTTTTAACATGCAAAGCACGAGAATGAGATGGCCAATGTTCTAATATTAGTTTTGAAACAGAAAGACAGGCCACTTCATCACCAATGGAAATAAGAACTTCCAAGAGTTTCTCCATGCAATTCCCTGCAGTTAGTCAATAAACCGTACATTAACTGGTAGAGACATGGCTTATGTCAACAATATATCCTGGGGAGAAATGTGGCTGTtagataaattaaaaattacgaAAATATCTAGTACAAGATAAAAGGGAATATGGTTGGCATAAAGTAGCGTTTAAATGAAAATGTGAAAAGTGAAAGGTGGAGTAAGACAAAAATAAGCTTACAGTTATTAGGGCTGCAAACAAGTCCTTGTTCAAAAGCCCACCGAGAGATGCTTAAAGACCCCATCGAGCATGACAGAGTACCTAACTGGTTCCAAAGAACAGAATCCTTGCCATCAATATCGACAGCTTGCAGATAGCACCGCAAAGCACTCTCATAATAGGTAGGGCCCTGTTGAACAAAGACCATGCCAAGGTTTTTAAGTGCCAAAAATCTGCAGACAACCAAGAAGTTGagtcataaaaatgtttacaaatcGCTTCAAACGGATCATAACTATTCTATTGCAAATTTTCGGAAGCCAAGTTCTGGTAACTTGCaatcaaacaaaaataaatCGTCATTGATATACTAAAAAAACCCTCAACCGATACCAAATTGTGATATGCTCAATTATAGCTTAATTGATCACTAGATGTTTAAATAACAGAGAGATCATAAAGTATAGTAAGAAAGCAGTAACATTCAACTACCAAGACCATTTCAACATGGTTATAGTTAATTTGCATGTAGATAAAagcattataaaataaattgaaggatTCTTTGTTGAATATGCTATGACTGCGTAAAGCCAAGGTAGCCAAAGGGATAGAGCCATCACCATTTCAACTATGGACAAACTTGGTATAAAAATGATAGTGGGATCAAGCAATTTGTCCATCTTACAGGATAGACGAAAACAAAACATAGGCATTCCTGCCTAGCAAACAAACCAAGAAATGAACGCCTCCATATAGATGTACCGAACATaaccatacatatatatatatacatatatatatatatttatttgtgaaTGTTTATTACCTGAGCTGTGACAGATGACCACCACTAGCACTATTTTCCACctgaaataaacaaaaaatatatatacagaaTAACGTAAAGCGaaaaaaatcaaaagaagaaatAGACATGAAAGAAGAAAAGatatcaaaagaaaaaaaaagctgAAGATTAGAGCTTGCACAACCTGAGCATTTGATGTCAATGGATCTTGTAGGACCGACTCCAAAAGTTCCCGGGCCTTTTCATAATCTTTAGCTTGTAATCTCAACAGTCCATCGTGATATAATTGTGATAAACGAAACTCCTGGAAAACAAAGTTCAATTATAGAAAAGAGGGAAGTTTACCACCAAAACCTACTGGATAAGACAAAATAGCTAGAATACTTCGGAGCAGATACTGCAGAAAAATGATCCCAGTCACTCAAGATTCAACCTCTTGATGGATTGCTAAAATCCTTGTTTGAGCTCAGGTATCTCATTTTACAAAAACATTGAAAATCATTTGTTCTCGGTTGATAAGTGCTGGATAAGCTAGCAACATAAAAATAACAGAGAAAATATTATCAAGCTGCTTGAGATCGACTCTGGCTTGGCTCAGGAAAGAACTGTTAAGATAAATTCCTCAAATGAACAAACCAAGCTTCGTGATTACTTTATGCTACAATGAAATTAAATCCAAGGTAGAACGCTTCTTTTCAATATCCTTAGCAACAATGCGAGAGGTGGTATCAGCCAAGCAAAGGATAACTTAAAACCAGTTCCATCCATAGTTGAAATTTAGTATGTCTCAGACGGTAATATAACAGAAAATTACAATAGGGGTGACGAAATGCATACATAATGGGGAACTGGGTACTTGTCAAACAGTTAAGTTAACCCAAAACATCGACGCCACAAAATTTTTGGCCCGAATAGCTGCCACGACAAACTACTTGATAATGAAATCCCATCAGCTTTCCAAACATGAAAACACTAAACCAAGTCAAACAAAACTACATAATTGCAAGCATGAACGAAAATTGGGATCACGAGCACAAAATTCTTGCCTGCGCTTCTTTTGTCGGAGCTAATGGTTGCCACAGGTTTCTGGAGTCTGTATCATTGATAGCTGCGATTGAAAACTGCAACCAACAAAAATTAAGAACGGCGGCAAACTATTCTCAATAAATCGGTTGAAATTAAGGCTTCTCCTACACTAAAGTTAACGCTTACCATCATTCGGGGTATTGAGATTTTAGGCGGGGCCTTGAGAAGTTAAAGTGGTGTGCTTGAATTCCAGTTTTCTCTATTCATCCCTCTCTCTCACTTTCAGCAAGACTGCGTTACCCCTACCCCCTCTCCCCTTATCGATGCCCGCATTGTACTTTAATaatcaataaattttaattgataatctttttattaaacaaaagaaaaataaatataattaataccaCCTTTAATTCGTTAGACTTAAAAATAATCAagataatgaaaataaataattttactcgtcattattttaataaaaaaaatttaagttaatGAAAAGTGAAATTAAATAAGAGATTGATTATGACaacattattaaaaaaaaactcatagAATATCGTAATATGTATATCAATTTGAGACCATACCATATCATACCATACACGTCGTATTATGAAATTGATTATATCATGCCCAGCTTTAGTATTTATGCATCTtgtttttctcattttctgAGGAAGAAAATTGCTCGATCAATCAATCAAAATTGAATGATTGTTTGACTTcgaaaaagatttatcttttaaaaAAGATATATAAAAAAAGAATTTTTAGATAAAATATTAATTGTTGGTTATGAAACCTTTTGaagttctttaaaaaaattaatttgattttattatGAATAGATAGATATCTTGTATATGTTACGGTTATAgtttaaatgaaataaaatgaTGGTGTGAATAATATCATCGTAAAACCaaagaatttttaaaaaaaaatagaaaaatttacGTTTGTTTAGAAATAAAGTCGACTGCTGTATCTCTCAAAAGAAATAGGCAATAGCTtgtgtatataatatatatttgtttttaatttaatataaagaaaatatttaattttttaatgaatATGGCGTaataaataagatattcgttaAGAAGCTACGGACAAAGATGGAAAAATTTGAAAAGCAAAACCAACCACGTGGGGAATATGACCGttgcataaattttaaaaaaaaaaaaaaaaaaaaaaaaacttcttTCAATCCCTTAaatttcaaatcaaaatcaGCACTGCAACACCGTTCGCCTTCCCCGAATTCTCTCCggctctctctctctcacatTCTGAGCGTGTGAGTTCGCGTGGTTTCGGAAATGGCGATTGCCGAGTCTCAACAAGAACACAAGGTAATAGAGCCAATGACATTCCTTTTCAGGAATTTGCCTTTTCTTTTCCCTTCTCTTCAAATTTTGTGATAAATTTGGGATTCTTTCTACTTTTTGCCCTTTTATGTTTGAGAAAATTTTGGCTAGGGATGTAGGACGTCTCCGTCTTTTTCATTGACATTTTTGTGGAATAAGGATTAATTTGACAGGAAATAATAGAGGGTGAGGATTAGCCGTTTTTAGTTGGTTATGAGCTCTTCTTTCTGGCTCCAGTTCATCTTTTTTTAAGATTGTGAATTCGCAATTCCATGATGCCACGTGATTTTTATGAGAAAAAGAGATTTGGCTGGGGATCTGACATGAAGATTTATCATAAAGTATTTGTGTACCATATGTGAAAACTGATTATCTATGCTGGGTAGATCTATGTGAGATAAATCACGGCGTTTGAGGATTATAGCTTAAATTTCATTAGGAAATTCTTTGTTGTAAGTTTGAATTCTGTATAACTTTTGTTTGACGTTAAGTGCAATTGTGGTGATTAATTTCTTTCATATTAGATTTTCTGTACTGGAACTAAGGAGAGTTCCTCTAGGCTGAGGAGTCTCTAGAGTCTACGTTATAAATTTGTTTCCTATTATGATCATATACCTGTCACCTATATGAGAATTTGGTTGTACgagtggcattcctatatctgCACGCTCTTTGAGGTATGCTTGAGTATATGTTTATGCTCTCCATTTTGCTGTAGGCTTCGTCAGAGAGCACAACAGCAGAGGAAAAAAGGTGGACTATCAATGATTTCGACATAGGAAAGCCTCTTGGTAGAGGAAAGTTTGGGCATGTATATCTCGCTAGGGAAAAGAGGGTGAGTCTACTCAAATCAGGGAGCTTCTCTTCCATTGAACACCCATGGATGACTTCCATTAGTTATCTTgaacatttaatgttaaaatatGTTACCTTTTCTTCATTTGGAGCTGTACTAGACATTAAATATGGTCGCGCATAAACATTTGATTTGTTTCATTTTGATGGGAATGGTATTTGTCAAGTAAAAAAAGGGGGAATGTTGGTGAATAAGTTTGGAGTATTTCTTGTGCAAATGAACTAAACAACCCCtttcctcttgaaagcagagcAATCACATAGTTGCACTGAAGGTGCTATTTAAGAGCCAGCTGAAACAGTCTCAGGTTGAGCACCAGCTTCGCCGTGAAGTTGAAATACAGAGCCATCTTCGACATCCAAACATATTACGACTCTATGGTTACTTTTATGACCAGGCATGACAGCTTTTCTTTATTTTTGCACATGaaataaaatctgttcaagactTGACGGTCATCAATCATCCACAGAAACGAGTTTATTTGATTTTGGAATATGCTGCCAAGGGAGAACTCTACAAAGAGCTGCAGAAGTGCAAATATTTCAGTGAAAGACGTGCTGCTACGGCGAGTCCTCTCTCTATCAGTGCTGCAGTCTTTTTCTATTTCTTTCCCATGCCATATAGTATATACCTTAGTTGAGTGAGGGGGGTAGTTTCCTCAGAATATGTTCAGTTATTGCTTGGAAATTATAATTTCTTTTGCCTTCTCATTTCAAACAACTTGAATTTTGAGTACCTATCTTGATTTTCAAACATGCCCATGGTAGGAATGATTTTAGTTTCCTTGGTGCAAATTTTAGCTAATGATCTGACGAGATGTAATGGTTTTCATATGTTTATTGGACGCATTGAGCAGTATGTTGCTTCATTAGCTCGTGCACTAATATACTGTCATGGGAAACATGTGATTCATCGAGACATTAAACCAGAGAATCTTTTGGTTGGAGCACAGGTAATTTTTggtttttgtttattttcttcTCTAATTTTTCAGAAAGAGTGCTGCTgcattctctctctctctctctctttggTGTTCTTTGTCAGGGTGAGCTCAAAATTGCAGATTTTGGTTGGTCCGTGCACACATTCAATCGCAGGCAAACTATGTGTGGAACTTTGGATTATCTTCCACCGGAGATGGGTATACGCTTTTTCTAGTAGGAATGTGTTGTCAGCGCATGATTATTGAGGATTGGTGGGAAAATTTTCAAACTGCTTTGTTGCACATTTAAGTTATTGAGTTGATGGACACACCCAATGTTAAGCGAACGTGTCAACAAATTGTTTTCTTCGACAATATATGAATTTCCAGTTTGTTAATATTTAACATTATTTTTTCTACAGTGGAGACCGTGGAGCATGATGCAAGTGTGGACATTTGGAGTCTTGGTGTCCTTTGCTACGAATTTTTATATGGGATGCCCCCTTTCGAAGAGAAAAAACATTCAGACACGTATAAAAGGTAAATGATTTCCGATTCTCACATTGCTGAAGA
The Primulina eburnea isolate SZY01 chromosome 5, ASM2296580v1, whole genome shotgun sequence genome window above contains:
- the LOC140831961 gene encoding calcineurin-binding protein 1 isoform X2 — translated: MMFSIAAINDTDSRNLWQPLAPTKEAQEFRLSQLYHDGLLRLQAKDYEKARELLESVLQDPLTSNAQVENSASGGHLSQLRFLALKNLGMVFVQQGPTYYESALRCYLQAVDIDGKDSVLWNQLGTLSCSMGSLSISRWAFEQGLVCSPNNWNCMEKLLEVLISIGDEVACLSVSKLILEHWPSHSRALHVKKTIEESEPIPFTPRGVDKLQPKHARLKFPEKRKASDGELDNTTASKKLKQKIEVQLSEASWIALACELLEILLPLSIPSSEPTIERQKSGDVRVSIQLSSSSAKVASFIEMKGFACKPGGTGMPVVDHSSINDKEGTVLEEQPQERRSSRLERLRTRKPGKEELEFSTHKDLAKVVKQYLVPYLVSRVSTINCEQNSKVSLDCSEEASNLLDSESADVIAFVQSTYNNCGAYHVSHLLLEKIANRGILYQDTIVKILDLEKLTRLWGQERTPECSLFLSELYYDIGLLSSETSKRSSLMSEASYHLCKIIESVAMEFPFHITGMYEKENCNMTDVSEKNHNTVMDNNSLSNYNHCFWIRFFWLSAHLSQLEGDEVKAQRELSVVSSLFMDKDKMNCPPVSICLPHCKANKKLSIDRVLHEINLIEVNYLLKKSVSDMLEKNMHAECVDLLAPLLLSVNDVHFDVLCASGHEGSGFISIELSALDVLIKSCELVEQMYVDVFLGCHRRKLQILLARAGLEGSSTDNHAFSFSESQSNESLWQQWNHSVAEEVKAISQSASKIKNTVNPIDFINKVPMEIIGDIQCLLLTLMCNIANLYFSKKSSGIGVPDSIELTERCYFVDAAIAFCKLQHLNFNASIKSQTELVVAIHDILAEFGICCARGTDEAEEGTFLKLAIKHLLTLDMKLKSNIHSPNKGQETKFDLHTSSKDQFTESEKLSHDSPIPGSPNVSQQSHVLDNELDKKDRDAANTLENVSVERLSSESIPSSLDKENPGKSNTNVGYGSDGTHSEREIENNHIIECSDELAEDEREELELGIDNALDQCFYCLYGLNLRSDSSCEEDLVTHKNTSQGDYQTKEQCADVFQYILPYAKASSRTGLVKLRRVLRAIRKHFSQPPDDVLAANAIDKFLDDPELCEDKLLEEAESNGFLDSSMKVMFSENSFGKLQNTSSVESSDPYVEVYCNLYYLLAQSEEMSATDKWAGFVLTNEGEEFVEQNANLFKYDLLYNPMRFESWQKLANLYDEEVDLLLNDGSKQINVLGWRRNSNLPQRVEASRRRSRRCLLMTLALAKTTSQQGEIHELLALVYYDGLQNVVPFYDQRSIIPLKGAEWKIFCENALGQFKKALKHKEDWSHPFYVGKLCEKLGYSHDIVFSYYTKAIALNPSAVDPFYRMHASRLKLLCKCGKQDEEALKVVAAHSFVQSTKESVMSIFSGLGCENSKSSMYVEDGISCTNSKLVGLHQFEKIWNLLYSDCLSALETCVEGDLKHFHKARYMISQGLYQRGGPGDLEKAKEELSFCFKSSRSSFTINMWEIDSMVKKGRRKTQGPCGNRRILEVHLAESSRKFITCIRKYTLFYLKLLEETGDISTLDRAYIFLRADKRFSLCLEDLVPVALLRYIKSLTMCISQVGPCFDATIESIEHLLERLFNLFLERVNLWHDILCLPELKGSELTESSLYGYLYDFIQLLERNVKVETLEGINEKIRKRLKNPKLSNSICAKVYRHVSAAWCRSLVISMAVITPLLSRLSTEICDMNLLGGGLESDPLLCVDLQSEELWSTAFEDSNHLKNLETKWNPSLSKIKNVIIKRVSDEDFETATALLRSSYNFYKDTSCALLPSGINLYMVPAQLATETYIQPGIDGVDILDMNTSRKLLLWAYSLLHGHCPNISHVIKYCEETTKSRIKKGTGGSSTPPSAHVCNATQSGGMKDGVGKSSEPEVRPLPPFSPIALLPETQNINKLECSTLLESEFTQKGTSTLPKNAKINNLDKDFFTENEGKCVTADSQPEAGSSCNEPPPASSSLCGESPNGENCGPSDEKEPIPSATHSLQCNDSELK
- the LOC140831961 gene encoding calcineurin-binding protein 1 isoform X3; this encodes MMFSIAAINDTDSRNLWQPLAPTKEAQEFRLSQLYHDGLLRLQAKDYEKARELLESVLQDPLTSNAQVENSASGGHLSQLRFLALKNLGMVFVQQGPTYYESALRCYLQAVDIDGKDSVLWNQLGTLSCSMGSLSISRWAFEQGLVCSPNNWNCMEKLLEVLISIGDEVACLSVSKLILEHWPSHSRALHVKKTIEESEPIPFTPRGVDKLQPKHARLKFPEKRKASDGELDNTTASKKLKQKIEVQLSEASWIALACELLEILLPLSIPSSEPTIERQKSGDVRVSIQLSSSSAKVASFIEMKGFACKPGGTGMPVVDHSSINDKEGTVLEEQPQERRSSRLERLRTRKPGKEELEFSTHKDLAKVVKQYLVPYLVSRVSTINCEQNSKVSLDCSEEASNLLDSESADVIAFVQSTYNNCGAYHVSHLLLEKIANRGILYQDTIVKILDLEKLTRLWGQERTPECSLFLSELYYDIGLLSSETSKRSSLMSEASYHLCKIIESVAMEFPFHITGMYEKENCNMTDVSEKNHNTVMDNNSLSNYNHCFWIRFFWLSAHLSQLEGDEVKAQRELSVVSSLFMDKDKMNCPPVSICLPHCKANKKLSIDRVLHEINLIEVNYLLKKSVSDMLEKNMHAECVDLLAPLLLSVNDVHFDVLCASGHEGSGFISIELSALDVLIKSCELVEQMYVDVFLGCHRRKLQILLARAGLEGSSTDNHAFSFSESQSNESLWQQWNHSVAEEVKAISQSASKIKNTVNPIDFINKVPMEIIGDIQCLLLTLMCNIANLYFSKKSSGIGVPDSIELTERCYFVDAAIAFCKLQHLNFNASIKSQTELVVAIHDILAEFGICCARGTDEAEEGTFLKLAIKHLLTLDMKLKSNIHSPNKGQETKFDLHTSSKDQFTESEKLSHDSPIPGSPNVSQQSHVLDNELDKKDRDAANTLENVSVERLSSESIPSSLDKENPGKSNTNVGYGSDGTHSEREIENNHIIECSDELAEDEREELELGIDNALDQCFYCLYGLNLRSDSSCEEDLVTHKNTSQGDYQTKEQCADVFQYILPYAKASSRTGLVKLRRVLRAIRKHFSQPPDDVLAANAIDKFLDDPELCEDKLLEEAESNGFLDSSMKVMFSENSFGKLQNTSSVESSDPYVEVYCNLYYLLAQSEEMSATDKWAGFVLTNEGEEFVEQNANLFKYDLLYNPMRFESWQKLANLYDEEVDLLLNDGSKQINVLGWRRNSNLPQRVEASRRRSRRCLLMTLALAKTTSQQGEIHELLALVYYDGLQNVVPFYDQRSIIPLKGAEWKIFCENALGQFKKALKHKEDWSHPFYVGKLCEKLGYSHDIVFSYYTKAIALNPSAVDPFYRMHASRLKLLCKCGKQDEEALKVVAAHSFVQSTKESVMSIFSGLGCENSKSSMYVEDGISCTNSKLVGLHQFEKIWNLLYSDCLSALETCVEGDLKHFHKARYMISQGLYQRGGPGDLEKAKEELSFCFKSSRSSFTINMWEIDSMVKKGRRKTQGPCGNRRILEVHLAESSRKFITCIRKYTLFYLKLLEETGDISTLDRAYIFLRADKRWLMQFSLCLEDLVPVALLRYIKSLTMCISQVGPCFDATIESIEHLLERLFNLFLERVNLWHDILCLPELKGSELTESSLYGYLYDFIQLLERNVKVETLEGINEKIRKRLKNPKLSNSICAKVYRHVSAAWCRSLVISMAVITPLLSRLSTEICDMNLLGGGLESDPLLCVDLQSEELWSTAFEDSNHLKNLETKWNPSLSKIKNVIIKRVSDEDFETATALLRSSYNFYKDTSCALLPSGINLYMVPAQLATETYIQPGIDGVDILDMNTSRKLLLWAYSLLHGHCPNISHVIKYCEETTKSRIKKGTGGSSTPPSAHVCNATQSGGMKDGVGKSSEPEVRPLPPFSPIALLPETQNINKLECSTLLESEFTQKADSQPEAGSSCNEPPPASSSLCGESPNGENCGPSDEKEPIPSATHSLQCNDSELK